Proteins encoded together in one Candidatus Kaiserbacteria bacterium window:
- a CDS encoding NADP-dependent malic enzyme, which produces MDYGEESIKQHDKKGGKIRIESTFPVTNTKELSVAYTPGIAAVSQEIAKNPDRARDLIATKKMVAVITDGSAVLGLGNIGPVAALPVMEGKCALFKTFADVDAFPIALDTQDVDEIVDTITHIAPTFGGINLEDISAPRCFEIEERLRNALDIPVFHDDQHGTAIVVLAGLLNALKVTHKKKEEVKIVVTGSGAAGIAIVALLQKAGFPRVTIVDGGGIVSKCREDLNVAQEKILECCAISEICGGLEESVVGKDVFIGVSAGNILTKEMVSTMNDNPIIFALANPTPEIEPELALSAGAAVVATGRSDHPNQVNNALVFPGVFKGALDAQVAQITDYMKLAAAEALAALVSEPTAEKIIPGPFDEGIVEAISNAVKNS; this is translated from the coding sequence ATGGATTACGGAGAGGAATCAATAAAGCAGCACGACAAAAAAGGTGGAAAAATTCGTATAGAAAGTACGTTTCCAGTTACTAATACGAAAGAGTTATCCGTTGCCTATACTCCTGGAATTGCAGCGGTATCTCAAGAAATAGCTAAAAACCCAGACCGTGCACGTGATCTCATCGCAACGAAAAAGATGGTTGCAGTTATTACAGACGGCTCCGCGGTACTTGGTCTAGGTAACATTGGTCCAGTCGCAGCATTGCCGGTTATGGAAGGCAAATGTGCACTATTTAAGACGTTTGCTGATGTTGATGCATTTCCTATTGCTCTTGATACACAAGACGTAGATGAGATTGTAGACACTATCACACATATCGCACCTACTTTTGGTGGTATTAACCTAGAGGATATTTCAGCACCACGTTGTTTTGAAATAGAGGAGCGACTACGAAATGCACTTGATATTCCGGTGTTCCACGATGATCAGCACGGAACAGCTATTGTTGTCCTCGCAGGTCTCCTTAATGCGCTTAAGGTAACACACAAAAAGAAGGAAGAGGTAAAGATTGTAGTAACCGGCTCCGGCGCTGCGGGTATTGCGATTGTCGCTTTGTTACAAAAAGCAGGATTCCCACGAGTAACTATTGTTGACGGTGGCGGCATTGTTTCTAAATGTCGTGAAGACTTGAATGTTGCACAAGAGAAGATTCTAGAGTGCTGTGCGATTAGTGAGATTTGTGGCGGCCTCGAAGAGTCGGTAGTGGGTAAGGATGTATTTATTGGCGTTTCTGCGGGAAATATCTTAACCAAAGAAATGGTGTCGACTATGAACGATAATCCGATTATTTTTGCACTTGCAAATCCTACACCCGAGATAGAACCAGAGTTAGCTCTTAGTGCAGGAGCTGCTGTTGTGGCTACAGGTCGTTCAGATCATCCAAATCAGGTAAACAATGCATTAGTATTCCCCGGTGTATTTAAAGGCGCTCTAGACGCACAGGTAGCGCAGATTACTGATTATATGAAATTAGCTGCCGCCGAGGCACTGGCAGCGCTAGTGTCTGAGCCAACGGCTGAAAAGATTATTCCGGGACCATTTGACGAAGGCATTGTTGAGGCGATTTCAAATGCAGTTAAGAATTCTTAA
- a CDS encoding CBS domain-containing protein, translating to MITIKEKSYSVEDIMRPAIFTSSTATLEETLQKMITERRNSLTVLAEDGTLAGMVNAIDIIKAVLPDYMEESNLAARFSNMELLKEDAERVKDTPVADFMETEVPTIKVDGNVIEAAAIAAHTGRGRIAVVNADNKPVGILTRTELKQVIGATLGMCGDCFADIDDK from the coding sequence ATGATCACAATAAAGGAAAAATCATACTCAGTTGAGGACATTATGCGTCCGGCAATCTTTACCAGTAGTACTGCAACGTTGGAAGAAACATTGCAAAAAATGATTACCGAACGACGAAACTCTCTTACTGTGTTAGCAGAAGACGGAACATTAGCAGGAATGGTGAACGCTATCGATATTATCAAGGCAGTGCTTCCAGACTATATGGAAGAAAGTAACCTTGCCGCGCGTTTCTCAAACATGGAGCTTCTTAAGGAAGATGCAGAGCGTGTAAAAGACACACCTGTTGCAGACTTCATGGAAACTGAAGTCCCTACCATTAAGGTAGACGGGAACGTAATTGAAGCAGCGGCTATTGCAGCGCACACAGGTCGTGGACGTATTGCAGTGGTAAACGCAGACAACAAACCAGTAGGTATTCTTACTCGAACCGAACTTAAACAGGTCATTGGAGCAACTCTCGGCATGTGCGGAGACTGTTTCGCTGACATTGACGACAAATAA
- a CDS encoding ArsB/NhaD family transporter — MTTAAIISTIIFGGTFALILTERVHRSVVAMAGAVLMVLAGIIFDFYHPEDALNAVDFNTLGLLFGMMLLVVVLERTGVFQYLGILTAKKTKGNPWLLMLALGTLTAVLSMILDNVTTIILIVPITIIIARMLKISATPLLLVEAMLSNVGGTATLVGDPPNIMIGSAADFTFNAFLVHSLPTVLVVGVVTFIMFRFLFKKELSKAPENIEELMQMNEKDAITDLPTLKKGLAVLAGVVVLFFFHGVLHLEASLIALIGAAAILLLVTATKDPQPIIEKTELSVLLFFASLFITVGGLEHAGVLESLAQIITASAESNLLLTAIIILWVAAIASAIVDNIPLTVAMIPIILYLQQSGVPVDLLWWALVFGVGFGGNGSPIGSTAGIIVVSKSEQTDEPISFKRWLKYGIPATAAGLSIASVVLVIFYYTGFVTV; from the coding sequence ATGACAACAGCAGCAATAATCAGTACTATCATTTTTGGAGGGACATTCGCCCTCATTTTAACAGAACGAGTACACCGTAGTGTGGTTGCAATGGCAGGTGCCGTGCTTATGGTACTTGCAGGAATAATATTCGACTTCTACCACCCAGAAGACGCTCTTAACGCCGTTGATTTCAACACATTAGGGCTTCTTTTCGGAATGATGCTACTTGTGGTAGTACTCGAGAGGACTGGTGTATTTCAATACCTTGGTATCTTAACGGCAAAGAAGACAAAAGGTAACCCATGGCTCCTCATGCTTGCCCTTGGTACGCTTACGGCAGTATTGTCGATGATACTCGACAACGTAACAACAATTATTTTGATCGTACCTATTACGATTATTATCGCTCGAATGCTTAAAATCAGCGCAACACCACTATTGCTGGTTGAGGCTATGCTTTCAAACGTTGGTGGTACTGCCACACTCGTTGGTGACCCGCCAAACATCATGATTGGTTCAGCAGCAGATTTTACTTTCAACGCCTTCCTTGTTCACTCGCTTCCAACAGTACTTGTTGTAGGAGTAGTTACATTCATTATGTTCCGATTCCTCTTCAAAAAGGAGCTTTCAAAAGCTCCTGAGAACATCGAAGAACTAATGCAAATGAATGAAAAGGATGCCATTACGGACTTACCGACTCTTAAAAAGGGTCTCGCTGTTCTTGCTGGTGTTGTCGTCCTCTTTTTCTTCCATGGTGTTCTTCATCTTGAAGCGTCCCTTATTGCGCTTATTGGTGCAGCTGCAATCTTGCTTTTAGTCACCGCAACGAAGGACCCGCAACCTATCATTGAGAAAACCGAGCTATCAGTACTCCTCTTCTTCGCGTCACTCTTCATTACCGTTGGTGGTCTCGAACACGCTGGTGTACTAGAGAGTCTGGCCCAAATTATTACCGCAAGTGCTGAAAGCAACCTATTGCTTACCGCTATTATTATTCTATGGGTTGCTGCAATTGCATCAGCTATTGTAGATAACATCCCGCTTACGGTTGCTATGATTCCTATTATTCTGTATTTACAGCAATCAGGTGTACCTGTAGACCTTCTGTGGTGGGCGCTGGTATTCGGTGTTGGATTTGGTGGAAACGGTTCACCAATTGGTTCTACCGCAGGTATCATTGTGGTTTCAAAATCCGAACAAACAGATGAACCTATTAGCTTCAAACGATGGCTTAAGTACGGAATACCCGCAACTGCTGCAGGTCTCTCTATTGCCTCTGTCGTTTTGGTTATCTTCTACTACACTGGATTTGTGACTGTATAA